The stretch of DNA GGCTGGAGTGCCGGTTGGACGGCGGCCAGCCGGTGCTGGCCGGCCGGGACCGGCTCGGGCGGGTGCTGGCGAACCTGGTCGTCAACGGCATCCGGCACACCCCCCGCGGCGGGTGCCTGCGGGTGGCTGTCGCCGATGGGGACGGCACCGCCATCCTGCGGGTCACCGACAGCTGCGGCGGCATCCCCGCGGCCGACCTGCCCCGCGTCTTTGACCAACTGTGGCGAGGCGACCCCGCTCGTTCGACCAAGGGCGCCGGCCTGGGGCTGGCCATCGCCCGTGGCCTGGTCGCCGCCCATGGCGGCACCATCGGCGTGGCCA from Actinomycetota bacterium encodes:
- a CDS encoding HAMP domain-containing sensor histidine kinase, encoding EALADDLAPDEATRRRYLAGLTANVERLSALVDDLFELSAIQAGAVTLALEPTSLLELAAEVLDRFEPEAAAAGVRLECRLDGGQPVLAGRDRLGRVLANLVVNGIRHTPRGGCLRVAVADGDGTAILRVTDSCGGIPAADLPRVFDQLWRGDPARSTKGAGLGLAIARGLVAAHGGTIGVANVPGGCEFTVRLPSTTGRPTASGQRGLSGH